TGATTTATGCTTGCTTGTTAATTCAAATTTTGGGGTTTCTAATCAACTGCATCTGCCTTAAAGATTCCACCACAAGAACCAAACCCCCTCAACAGAAGAAACCCACAAAAAGAAACAGCCATCTAACATATTAATCGAACACACCAGATAGAGAGAATTAATTTGCAGAGAGTTCAGAGTCCACACCTTTTCGTCACATACGTACAAGCCTTGTAAAGCTTCTGCTTCCCGTCCGCCAAAATATGCGGATGGCAAAACCTCGTCAAGGGCATCGCCTTCGACTTGCACCCGGGAAACGCGCACCGCATCCTCTCCCCCGTCATCGTCCGACCACTGCCCTCCCCTTCCCCGAACCCTAACCGCGCCCTCCCGTTCTCCTCGATCCCATCCAAAGCCCCAGCTGCCGCCCGCCCGCCATTCTCCTTCTTCGCCCGTCCTTTCCCACAGCCGTCATCTCCCTCATCGAAGGGGCTCAACCCGTGCTCCCAATAGTAATCCCGGTGCTTCACCCGGACCTCCTCCATGAGGGCCCAGAACTGGCGGCGGTAGCAACGGGCAAGCTGCCTTGTCCGGCGCGCGCGGCGGCGTAGCATCTCCTCCCGGGCGAGCGCACCCGCGAGTCGGAGGCGCTCATCCTCGTCGGCGCCGTCGACGGTGAACGCGACGGGGGCAACCTCCGGCGCCATCGCCCCTCCGGGAACCGCTCCGGGGGCAGGGCTAAGGCTCGATTTGCCCTTCCTCAGCGCTCTGCTCTCTTTGGCAACTCCCATCGctatctcctccttcctctt
This genomic stretch from Musa acuminata AAA Group cultivar baxijiao chromosome BXJ3-9, Cavendish_Baxijiao_AAA, whole genome shotgun sequence harbors:
- the LOC135585764 gene encoding uncharacterized protein LOC135585764 isoform X2, which gives rise to MGVAKESRALRKGKSSLSPAPGAVPGGAMAPEVAPVAFTVDGADEDERLRLAGALAREEMLRRRARRTRQLARCYRRQFWALMEEVRVKHRDYYWEHGLSPFDEGDDGCGKGRAKKENGGRAAAGALDGIEENGRARLGFGEGEGSGRTMTGERMRCAFPGCKSKAMPLTRFCHPHILADGKQKLYKACTYVTKSCGQSGPITCGKPVLRVAEPSLCHVHFLKVQRSISKVFKSGGLNISSSSRAAHKLSVLIAECVRQIQDTRREALQFYVD
- the LOC135585764 gene encoding uncharacterized protein LOC135585764 isoform X1 codes for the protein MGVAKESRALRKGKSSLSPAPGAVPGGAMAPEVAPVAFTVDGADEDERLRLAGALAREEMLRRRARRTRQLARCYRRQFWALMEEVRVKHRDYYWEHGLSPFDEGDDGCGKGRAKKENGGRAAAGALDGIEENGRARLGFGEGEGSGRTMTGERMRCAFPGCKSKAMPLTRFCHPHILADGKQKLYKACTYVTKSHSCGQSGPITCGKPVLRVAEPSLCHVHFLKVQRSISKVFKSGGLNISSSSRAAHKLSVLIAECVRQIQDTRREALQFYVD